In [Leptolyngbya] sp. PCC 7376, a genomic segment contains:
- a CDS encoding TVP38/TMEM64 family protein, producing MNGLLKNKWVKFGAIALIVAVAVIALKKLGIFTFINGLLDQAILWVDSLGTWGIIAFIGIYVLASVMFVSGAALTLGAGALFGVVQGSILVSIASTLAATCSFLIGRYIARDWVSKQIDSQPKFRAVDKAVAQEGWKIVGLVRLSPIFPFVFLNYAFGVTKVTLREYVVASWIGMMPGTVMYVYFGYIGRAAANAASADAAGGQEALLKTALTIVGLIATVVVTVLITKAAQKALDAQIDEDGSDAIPQGSPEV from the coding sequence ATGAACGGATTATTGAAAAATAAGTGGGTTAAGTTTGGGGCGATCGCCCTGATTGTGGCGGTAGCAGTAATCGCATTAAAGAAATTGGGTATTTTTACATTCATTAACGGCCTGCTAGATCAAGCAATTCTTTGGGTGGATAGCCTTGGTACTTGGGGGATTATCGCTTTTATCGGTATTTATGTGCTGGCATCAGTGATGTTTGTTTCAGGAGCCGCTTTAACCCTTGGAGCGGGAGCTTTGTTTGGAGTTGTACAAGGATCGATCCTTGTATCGATCGCCTCGACTTTGGCAGCAACCTGTTCTTTCTTGATTGGGAGATACATTGCGCGGGACTGGGTCTCGAAACAGATTGACAGTCAACCGAAGTTTAGAGCTGTGGATAAAGCTGTAGCGCAGGAAGGCTGGAAAATTGTGGGTTTGGTTAGGCTTTCGCCAATTTTTCCTTTTGTCTTCCTTAATTATGCTTTTGGCGTGACAAAAGTTACGCTACGGGAATACGTTGTAGCGTCTTGGATTGGCATGATGCCAGGGACGGTTATGTATGTTTACTTTGGCTATATCGGTCGTGCGGCAGCTAATGCAGCGAGCGCTGATGCAGCTGGTGGTCAGGAAGCACTATTAAAAACCGCATTAACAATTGTCGGATTAATTGCCACAGTAGTTGTCACAGTTTTAATTACAAAAGCTGCTCAGAAAGCACTTGATGCTCAAATTGACGAGGACGGTTCTGATGCGATTCCTCAAGGGTCTCCAGAAGTTTAA
- a CDS encoding HEAT repeat domain-containing protein: MGHVEAEPAIALGQPTTHQFLKLCAETDIAKISSAADWGLQLLIKGDFQERWRIAKVLSKVGTSVILPLLAIAEDTKQETELRWFAIRILGQHRNSEVLARLIILLENCSEEFLADEIMRALVKLEDKATDYLVPLLAQTETRLLAVKALCKVRYPNIVEPLLEVTDDPNPQIRELTIEALGGFRHSRIFDCLITALRDPVSTVRIEAIRALGFWANCVDKGAILKAVSPLLYDHNLDVCRQAGLTLSRLQTPEAVTAIAAVAKSEITPFVLKTELVQALGWIDHQTSIEVLAQLLETSSEPLTLEIVKIFGRLTSGDRQAQASDILLNFWQQQAQLPHRDLRQAIAYTLGQLKQASARPILEELNKDDDSAVQLHANAALNKLHSINP; the protein is encoded by the coding sequence ATGGGTCACGTCGAAGCTGAGCCGGCGATCGCCTTAGGGCAGCCCACCACTCATCAATTTTTGAAATTGTGCGCAGAAACGGATATTGCCAAGATTTCCTCTGCAGCAGACTGGGGCCTTCAACTCTTAATTAAGGGAGATTTTCAGGAACGTTGGCGCATTGCTAAGGTGCTCAGCAAAGTTGGAACCTCGGTTATTCTCCCTTTGCTGGCGATCGCCGAAGATACAAAGCAAGAAACAGAATTACGCTGGTTTGCCATACGCATTTTGGGACAGCATCGTAATTCTGAGGTTTTGGCGCGGTTAATTATCTTGTTGGAAAATTGCAGTGAAGAGTTTCTCGCTGACGAAATTATGCGAGCTTTGGTCAAGTTAGAAGACAAAGCAACGGATTATCTAGTACCGCTCCTGGCTCAGACCGAAACCCGACTATTAGCCGTGAAAGCTTTATGTAAAGTGCGGTATCCCAATATTGTGGAGCCCCTGCTGGAAGTTACAGATGACCCCAATCCACAAATTCGCGAGTTAACCATTGAGGCATTGGGCGGTTTTCGGCATAGTCGGATTTTCGATTGTTTGATTACAGCACTCAGAGATCCTGTTAGTACAGTGCGGATAGAAGCAATTCGAGCCCTTGGATTTTGGGCAAATTGCGTAGATAAAGGGGCAATTCTTAAGGCAGTATCGCCATTGCTATACGACCACAACCTTGATGTTTGTCGGCAAGCAGGCCTTACCCTCAGCCGTCTTCAAACACCTGAAGCAGTCACGGCGATCGCCGCAGTTGCAAAATCCGAAATCACGCCTTTTGTTCTCAAAACAGAATTAGTACAAGCATTAGGCTGGATCGATCACCAAACGAGTATTGAGGTTTTAGCCCAGCTTTTAGAAACGTCTTCTGAACCCCTCACCCTCGAAATCGTTAAGATTTTTGGTCGTCTCACCAGCGGCGATCGCCAAGCCCAAGCCTCAGACATTCTGTTGAATTTTTGGCAGCAACAAGCACAATTGCCCCATCGCGATCTCCGTCAAGCTATTGCCTATACCCTTGGCCAACTCAAACAAGCATCGGCTCGTCCCATCCTTGAAGAACTCAACAAAGATGACGATTCTGCGGTCCAACTTCACGCTAATGCCGCTCTCAACAAACTGCACAGTATAAATCCTTAG
- the queF gene encoding preQ(1) synthase has translation MTELPNFPDAKYGEREIEEGQLVTFPNPRPGRRYTVNISLPEYTCKCPFSGYPDFATIYVSYVPDQKVVELKAIKLYINSYRDRYISHEEAVNQILDDLIQACDPLEITVKGDYKPRGNVHTVVEATHKK, from the coding sequence ATGACTGAATTACCAAATTTCCCTGACGCTAAATATGGTGAGCGTGAAATCGAGGAAGGTCAACTTGTTACTTTTCCGAATCCCCGTCCTGGCAGACGCTACACTGTCAATATTTCTTTGCCCGAATACACTTGTAAATGTCCTTTTTCTGGCTACCCCGATTTCGCGACGATCTACGTTTCCTATGTACCAGATCAAAAAGTGGTTGAACTAAAAGCCATCAAACTCTACATCAATAGCTACCGTGATCGTTACATTTCCCATGAAGAAGCAGTGAATCAAATTTTAGATGACTTGATTCAGGCTTGTGACCCTTTAGAAATTACGGTGAAGGGTGATTATAAACCTCGTGGCAACGTCCATACCGTTGTTGAAGCGACCCACAAAAAATAA
- a CDS encoding TVP38/TMEM64 family protein, which translates to MRFLKGLQKFNLFQKTNPRQKRRLILTIFALGAIACFGFQVRHILFDHENLAGILQILPCCVVPLFLGLYIVLTIFGIPGTVLTTAGGILFGLSWGTFWSVVGATLGALGAFWAARYILQDWAGKRFRDHRLLKKIRTSVSKKPLAIVLALRFAPITPFNLLNFLFGLTPIHWVPYTLGTFIGIIPGTILYTWLGVSGKTALSGGDRLPLIMALTALCLLSLIPPVLMNKYRHQ; encoded by the coding sequence ATGCGATTCCTCAAGGGTCTCCAGAAGTTTAATCTTTTTCAAAAAACGAATCCTCGGCAGAAACGTCGCCTAATTCTGACCATTTTTGCCCTTGGGGCGATCGCCTGCTTTGGTTTTCAGGTCAGACATATTTTGTTTGACCACGAAAATTTGGCGGGTATCCTGCAAATTTTGCCTTGCTGTGTCGTGCCCTTATTTTTGGGCTTATATATTGTTCTGACAATTTTTGGAATACCAGGTACTGTGCTCACAACCGCAGGCGGTATTCTCTTCGGATTATCTTGGGGGACATTTTGGTCGGTTGTTGGTGCGACCCTTGGTGCCCTCGGTGCATTCTGGGCGGCACGTTATATCTTGCAAGATTGGGCAGGCAAAAGATTTCGAGATCATCGCCTTCTCAAGAAAATCCGTACTTCTGTCAGTAAAAAACCATTAGCTATTGTTTTGGCTCTGCGCTTTGCACCGATTACGCCATTTAATTTGCTGAATTTTTTGTTTGGTTTGACGCCTATCCACTGGGTTCCCTATACCCTCGGGACATTTATCGGTATTATTCCTGGCACGATTCTTTATACATGGCTGGGAGTAAGCGGTAAAACTGCTCTCTCTGGAGGCGATCGCCTCCCACTGATTATGGCATTGACAGCTCTATGCCTATTGAGCCTAATCCCGCCTGTTTTGATGAATAAGTATCGCCATCAATAA
- a CDS encoding RNA-binding protein: MSIYIGNLSYEVTEDDLRDVFADYGTVKRVQIPTDRETSRPRGFAFVEMSKDEEELAAIEALDGADWMGRQLKVNKARPREDRGNSRGGGGGRSNSRNRY; this comes from the coding sequence ATGTCTATTTACATTGGAAATTTGTCTTACGAGGTTACAGAAGATGATCTGAGAGATGTCTTTGCTGACTATGGAACAGTGAAGCGGGTACAGATCCCTACTGACCGTGAAACATCCCGTCCTCGTGGTTTCGCTTTTGTCGAAATGTCTAAGGATGAGGAAGAACTTGCTGCTATCGAAGCGCTTGATGGCGCAGACTGGATGGGGCGTCAACTTAAGGTCAATAAAGCGAGACCTCGTGAGGATAGAGGCAATTCTCGTGGTGGCGGCGGTGGCCGTTCAAATTCCCGCAATCGTTATTAA
- a CDS encoding anthranilate phosphoribosyltransferase family protein, with protein MSSEFRELLRKVGSGKHTSKGLTRSEATTALQMMVDGVATPAQIGAFLISHRIKRPTGTELAGMLDFYDSRSQKLQPICPNKTVFVLGIPYDGRSRTAPISPITSLILKTAGIPVVMHGGDRLPTKYGLPLIEIWKALGINFETLAFDNYQAFFEKEEFALCYTPTFLPDSTKLTSYREELGKRPPIATLELAWSPYAGDNSHTIAGYVHPPTEGIIHSTFGERQHSPYTLIKGLEGSGDLRISQITIVATHERDEAGNIKYLKPNPYEYDLGGHDVHLESPENYSERLQALINGEKNDLFNTAIWNGAFYLWHCGAVEDLKTGIATSEAFVLEGKLKDTLAQLQSSLSQY; from the coding sequence ATGAGTAGCGAATTTCGCGAACTTTTAAGAAAAGTTGGTAGTGGAAAACACACAAGCAAAGGCCTAACCCGTTCAGAAGCGACAACCGCCTTACAAATGATGGTCGATGGGGTTGCCACGCCTGCTCAGATTGGTGCATTTTTAATTTCCCATCGCATTAAGAGGCCCACCGGGACAGAACTAGCCGGGATGCTGGATTTTTACGATTCTCGTAGTCAAAAACTGCAGCCTATTTGCCCAAATAAAACGGTTTTTGTCCTCGGCATTCCCTATGATGGCCGTTCCCGCACCGCACCAATTTCACCAATCACCTCTCTCATTCTGAAAACTGCTGGCATTCCAGTAGTTATGCATGGTGGCGATCGCCTCCCCACTAAATATGGCCTACCCTTGATCGAAATCTGGAAAGCTTTGGGGATCAATTTTGAAACTTTAGCCTTTGATAATTACCAAGCCTTTTTCGAAAAAGAAGAATTTGCTCTCTGCTATACACCGACATTTTTACCTGACAGTACAAAGCTGACATCCTACCGCGAAGAACTCGGTAAACGCCCGCCCATTGCCACTCTCGAACTCGCATGGTCTCCCTACGCAGGCGATAATAGTCACACCATCGCAGGCTATGTACATCCTCCAACCGAAGGTATTATTCACAGTACTTTTGGTGAGCGGCAGCACTCTCCTTATACCCTCATTAAAGGATTAGAAGGTAGCGGCGATCTACGAATATCTCAGATCACCATTGTTGCGACCCACGAACGGGATGAAGCAGGCAATATCAAGTATCTAAAACCCAATCCCTATGAATATGATTTGGGTGGCCATGATGTCCATCTTGAATCACCAGAAAATTACAGTGAACGCTTACAAGCATTAATCAATGGCGAAAAGAATGACCTCTTTAATACAGCCATTTGGAATGGGGCCTTTTATCTTTGGCACTGCGGTGCGGTGGAAGATTTAAAAACCGGAATTGCAACCTCAGAAGCATTTGTTCTTGAGGGGAAACTAAAGGATACTCTTGCACAATTGCAGTCTTCTCTCAGCCAATACTAG
- the lgt gene encoding prolipoprotein diacylglyceryl transferase, translating to MIFAWQFQSPGPIIFEVGNFAVRWYGLLIASAVLIGVNLAQFLATKREVNPEFVADYAIWGVLAAIPCARIYYVLFQWQSYVDRPQDIFAIWKGGIAIHGAVLGGILAGWIFARLNKVSFWQLADLIAPSLILGQAIGRWGNFFNSEAFGDPTDLPWKLYIPPANRPYSLANYEYFHPTFLYESIWNVGVLALLLYLFFWGLKHGDRLKTGTLFLTYWVVYSTGRVWIEGLRTDSLMIGGLRIAQLVSLGGIVLGLMGLIWLYVFKKRLPDVLSSRELRENEKAPETSL from the coding sequence ATGATCTTTGCTTGGCAATTCCAGTCTCCCGGCCCAATCATTTTTGAAGTGGGAAATTTTGCCGTGCGTTGGTACGGTTTGCTGATCGCTTCGGCTGTGCTGATTGGCGTTAATTTAGCTCAATTTTTAGCGACAAAGCGCGAGGTTAATCCTGAGTTTGTCGCGGATTATGCGATTTGGGGTGTGCTTGCGGCGATTCCCTGTGCTCGGATTTATTATGTGTTGTTCCAATGGCAAAGTTATGTTGATCGCCCGCAGGATATTTTTGCGATCTGGAAGGGTGGTATTGCTATCCATGGCGCGGTTTTGGGAGGAATTCTCGCCGGTTGGATTTTTGCGCGTCTCAACAAAGTTTCGTTCTGGCAATTGGCTGATCTGATTGCGCCTTCTCTAATTTTGGGTCAGGCGATTGGACGTTGGGGAAATTTCTTTAATTCTGAGGCTTTTGGTGATCCGACTGATTTACCGTGGAAGTTGTATATTCCACCCGCAAATCGACCCTACTCGCTCGCCAACTATGAATATTTTCATCCAACGTTTCTCTATGAGTCTATTTGGAATGTTGGTGTTTTAGCATTGCTGCTATATCTATTTTTCTGGGGTTTGAAGCATGGTGATCGCCTCAAAACGGGGACGCTTTTCCTGACTTATTGGGTTGTTTATAGTACGGGACGAGTATGGATCGAAGGGTTGCGGACGGATAGCCTGATGATCGGAGGATTGCGTATTGCACAGTTGGTTAGTCTTGGCGGTATTGTCCTGGGTTTGATGGGATTAATTTGGCTTTACGTGTTTAAAAAACGTCTACCAGATGTCCTCTCGTCCAGGGAATTACGCGAAAATGAAAAAGCCCCAGAAACGAGTCTCTGA
- the ilvA gene encoding threonine ammonia-lyase, biosynthetic, which produces MPCDYLIEILNARVYDVAKESPLEQAPNLSTRLNNNVLLKREDLQSVFSFKLRGAYNKMAHLSKEQLDCGVIAASAGNHAQGVALSAKRLGTRAVIVMPVVTPQVKINAVKARGGEVILHGNAYDDAYAHARKLSEEQNLTFIHPFDDPHVIAGQGTIGMEILRQCQQPIHAIFVAIGGGGLIAGIAAYVKRVRPDIKIIGVEPVDADAMSQSLAKGERVQLSQVGLFADGVAVRYVGEETFRLCKDYIDEMILVSTDDTCAAIKDVFEDTRSILEPAGALAIAGMKAYVEREGISDENLVAVACGANMNFDRLRFVAERAELGEGREAIFAVTIPETPGSLRKFCRCMGDRNLTEFNYRISDEAEAHIFVGIQIENRGDIKPLAETFEANGFKTLDLTDDELTKLHLRHMVGGRSEKAQNELLYRFEFPECPGALMKFVEAMSPDWNISGFHYRNNGSDYGRIAIAIQVPPSEMDQWQTFLDQLGYRYWDENQNPAYHLFLG; this is translated from the coding sequence ATGCCCTGCGATTATCTCATCGAAATCCTGAATGCCCGCGTCTATGATGTGGCCAAAGAAAGTCCTCTCGAACAGGCTCCGAATCTATCTACTCGACTTAATAACAATGTCTTATTAAAGCGGGAAGATTTGCAATCGGTATTTTCGTTCAAGCTACGCGGCGCTTACAACAAAATGGCGCACCTATCTAAAGAACAATTAGATTGTGGGGTAATTGCAGCATCAGCAGGTAATCATGCCCAAGGGGTCGCTCTTTCGGCAAAGCGATTAGGCACACGAGCAGTGATTGTCATGCCAGTCGTGACACCACAGGTAAAAATTAATGCCGTTAAAGCGCGAGGTGGCGAAGTCATTCTCCACGGCAATGCCTATGACGATGCCTATGCCCATGCCCGAAAACTGTCAGAAGAACAGAATTTAACCTTTATTCACCCTTTTGATGACCCCCATGTTATTGCTGGTCAGGGCACGATTGGCATGGAAATTTTACGCCAGTGCCAACAGCCAATCCATGCGATTTTTGTGGCGATCGGTGGTGGTGGTTTAATCGCAGGCATTGCGGCCTATGTCAAACGGGTACGTCCCGACATCAAAATTATTGGCGTTGAACCAGTGGATGCAGACGCGATGAGTCAGTCCCTCGCCAAGGGTGAGCGAGTGCAATTATCGCAAGTGGGTTTATTTGCTGACGGTGTGGCGGTTCGCTATGTCGGAGAAGAAACATTCCGACTCTGCAAAGACTACATCGATGAAATGATTTTGGTCTCAACGGATGACACCTGTGCCGCCATTAAAGATGTATTCGAAGATACGCGTTCCATTCTTGAGCCAGCAGGAGCTTTGGCGATCGCCGGAATGAAAGCCTATGTCGAGCGGGAAGGAATTTCAGACGAAAATTTGGTGGCCGTGGCCTGTGGCGCCAATATGAATTTTGATCGTTTACGCTTTGTGGCAGAACGGGCGGAACTTGGAGAAGGTAGAGAAGCGATTTTTGCAGTAACTATTCCGGAAACACCCGGTAGCCTCAGAAAATTTTGCCGCTGCATGGGCGATCGCAACCTGACTGAATTTAACTATCGAATTTCTGACGAAGCAGAAGCTCATATTTTTGTAGGCATCCAAATTGAAAATCGTGGAGACATTAAACCCCTTGCCGAAACCTTTGAGGCAAACGGCTTTAAAACCCTCGACCTCACTGACGACGAACTGACAAAATTACACCTCCGGCATATGGTTGGTGGTCGCAGCGAAAAAGCTCAAAATGAATTGTTGTATCGATTTGAGTTCCCTGAATGTCCCGGTGCATTGATGAAATTCGTTGAGGCGATGAGTCCCGATTGGAATATTAGTGGCTTCCATTACCGCAATAATGGCTCTGATTATGGTCGGATTGCGATCGCCATCCAAGTGCCTCCCAGCGAAATGGATCAATGGCAAACTTTCCTCGATCAACTCGGTTACCGCTATTGGGATGAAAACCAAAACCCGGCATATCACCTTTTCCTCGGTTAA
- a CDS encoding CHASE2 domain-containing protein, which yields MSKKEKKSNKTHLFQIILGNSLIVSFLCIITSLNGLLEVPELDFYDLLTRRKSAQDIDPRIVLVGVTESDLEYLNGWPISDRKLTLILNKIKQQNPHSIALDIYRDFPVFEGYEELKSFLEATPNIIGVENITLSNQPNEVMAQAIKAPPVLAEQDQVAIANFTFDQDFVIRRAFLAVRPYDHEEAKLSLAARLAIDYLEDKNILLTPIPNKKFTYQLGKSEFKLLDSKAGGYAGQYSLNNIRGNQILINYRGKPCNLQEDCKFKKISVQDLLENNIEADLFKDKIVIFGSFSGSLGDIFFTSYQTPMFGIEVHAHITSQIINAAIEGNTLIRTLPEFIEWFWILLWASVGSSLGILLGKKKVASLGIIPITILLVTVNRSLFLQNIWLPIVSPFAGLYLSLITAAGYLFWQQLKDYTRNLEFKVVERTIELKEKNQELADQNVKLDRARDIADAANRAKSQFLANMSHELRTPLNAILGFSQLMNRDPQLSSTQATYLSIVNRSGEHLLNLINDVLDMAKIEAGRMNLNLKSFDLRSILNSIEDIFMLKAAEKQLSLEFTCDELVPQYILTDEKKLRQILLNLLSNAIKFTTVGSIKLLVKVLEKEDNQYCLSFTVQDTGAGIAATELNQLFNPFIQTETGIKSNQGTGLGLPISRKFVQMMGGEMSVSSKLEKGSIFTFTIKVKSVKESLVEPLIQRPKVIGLETNQPIYKILIVDDRWVNRKLLERLLTAIGFETQEANDGQEAIAIWKSWKPDLIWTDIRMPILNGYEMTKQIRKREAAISRQQDSEQHTIILAITASILKEDEELILQSGCDGFIRKPFKENDALDLMQEFLGVKYLYEDTSKVELKESTNIVADQSILKEQLQLTSDDWQEELKHHTLLGDDQSIHVLLTELPDTAQELKQTLNIWIQQFRFDLIQNLLE from the coding sequence ATGAGCAAAAAAGAAAAAAAGTCAAATAAAACTCATTTATTTCAGATTATTTTAGGCAATAGCTTAATCGTCAGCTTTTTATGTATTATCACAAGCTTAAATGGTCTACTAGAAGTCCCAGAATTAGATTTTTATGATTTGCTCACAAGAAGGAAATCAGCACAAGACATAGATCCACGAATTGTTCTAGTTGGAGTAACAGAATCAGATCTAGAATATCTTAATGGTTGGCCTATTTCAGATCGCAAGCTTACACTTATTCTCAATAAAATAAAACAGCAAAATCCTCACTCTATAGCTCTAGATATTTATCGAGATTTCCCTGTATTTGAAGGTTATGAAGAGCTCAAATCATTTCTTGAGGCAACGCCAAACATTATCGGTGTAGAGAATATCACTCTATCCAACCAACCCAATGAAGTCATGGCGCAGGCAATTAAAGCACCACCAGTTTTAGCAGAGCAAGATCAGGTGGCGATCGCCAACTTCACCTTTGATCAAGACTTTGTGATTCGTCGAGCTTTTCTAGCTGTTCGTCCATATGATCACGAAGAAGCAAAATTAAGCCTGGCAGCACGATTAGCTATTGATTACTTAGAAGATAAAAATATTTTACTAACCCCTATTCCGAACAAAAAATTCACTTACCAATTAGGGAAAAGTGAATTCAAATTACTTGACTCTAAGGCAGGAGGATATGCAGGGCAATACTCTCTTAACAATATTAGAGGGAATCAAATCCTAATCAACTATCGTGGCAAACCTTGTAATCTCCAAGAAGATTGCAAATTCAAAAAAATATCAGTTCAAGATTTATTAGAAAATAATATAGAGGCAGATTTATTCAAAGATAAAATTGTCATATTTGGTAGCTTTAGTGGTAGTCTAGGCGACATTTTCTTCACCTCTTATCAAACACCAATGTTTGGCATCGAGGTACATGCACATATCACAAGTCAGATTATTAATGCGGCAATAGAAGGAAATACTCTGATCAGAACTTTGCCGGAATTTATTGAATGGTTCTGGATTTTACTATGGGCATCAGTAGGTTCCTCTTTAGGAATACTACTTGGCAAAAAGAAAGTCGCATCCCTTGGTATTATTCCAATAACAATCCTATTAGTCACTGTCAATAGAAGCCTATTTTTACAAAATATTTGGCTCCCGATTGTTTCACCATTTGCTGGATTATATTTATCACTCATCACAGCAGCTGGCTATTTATTTTGGCAACAGCTTAAAGACTATACTCGAAATCTAGAATTTAAAGTTGTAGAACGAACAATTGAACTAAAAGAAAAAAATCAAGAATTAGCAGATCAAAATGTAAAGCTAGATCGAGCTCGGGATATTGCAGATGCAGCAAATCGTGCCAAAAGCCAATTTTTAGCAAATATGAGTCATGAACTACGTACTCCTTTAAATGCGATTTTGGGTTTTTCTCAGTTGATGAATCGCGATCCCCAGCTAAGTTCAACTCAAGCTACTTATTTAAGCATTGTCAATCGAAGTGGAGAACATCTTCTCAATTTAATTAATGATGTTCTAGATATGGCAAAAATTGAAGCTGGACGAATGAACCTAAATCTTAAGAGCTTTGATCTAAGGAGCATATTGAATTCTATTGAAGATATTTTCATGCTTAAGGCAGCGGAAAAACAATTAAGTCTAGAGTTCACTTGTGATGAATTAGTACCTCAATACATTCTGACAGATGAAAAAAAGCTACGGCAAATCCTCCTCAATCTTTTAAGTAATGCCATAAAATTCACGACAGTAGGTTCAATTAAATTATTAGTAAAGGTTTTAGAGAAAGAAGATAATCAATATTGTTTGTCTTTTACGGTGCAAGATACTGGCGCCGGTATTGCTGCCACTGAGCTAAACCAATTATTCAATCCTTTCATACAAACAGAGACTGGAATAAAATCTAATCAAGGTACTGGGCTAGGGTTACCGATTAGTCGGAAATTCGTCCAAATGATGGGTGGTGAAATGTCTGTTTCATCGAAGCTCGAAAAAGGTTCTATTTTTACATTTACAATCAAAGTCAAATCAGTTAAAGAATCGCTAGTTGAGCCATTAATTCAACGTCCTAAAGTTATTGGTTTAGAGACGAATCAACCTATCTATAAAATTTTAATTGTTGATGATCGCTGGGTTAATCGAAAGCTTTTAGAACGGTTGCTTACAGCTATTGGGTTTGAGACTCAAGAAGCGAATGATGGGCAGGAGGCGATCGCCATCTGGAAGAGTTGGAAACCGGATTTAATTTGGACAGATATACGAATGCCTATTCTCAATGGATACGAAATGACAAAACAAATTCGTAAGCGAGAAGCCGCAATTTCAAGACAGCAGGATTCTGAACAGCACACAATTATTTTGGCCATCACCGCTAGCATCTTAAAAGAGGATGAAGAGCTTATTCTTCAATCAGGTTGTGATGGTTTTATCCGTAAGCCTTTCAAAGAAAATGACGCGCTTGATTTGATGCAAGAATTCCTGGGTGTCAAATATTTATATGAAGACACCAGCAAGGTTGAACTGAAAGAAAGCACAAATATTGTTGCCGATCAATCAATCCTCAAAGAACAACTTCAATTAACATCAGATGATTGGCAAGAGGAATTGAAACATCACACATTACTCGGCGACGATCAAAGTATTCACGTATTGCTGACAGAGCTTCCGGATACGGCTCAAGAGCTGAAGCAGACTTTAAATATTTGGATACAGCAGTTTCGTTTCGATCTCATTCAAAACTTATTGGAATAA